The following coding sequences are from one Arthrobacter sp. PvP023 window:
- a CDS encoding MFS transporter, which yields MSTSMRETAPQQDRLSARQTRKVITAGCVGIFVELYDNGIFAFMAGTLALVFLAPGNPDNALLFVFAGYAVSFFVRPLGAVVCGYLGDRIGRQKLLVFVILLISVATAGIGLLPAYAAIGVAAPVLLVLLRMLQGFSVGGEAAGAMTFLAEHAPEGKRGVITSYAQIASFAALLTGTLVAFSMSPWLTQAAIDGGGFGAFAWRIPFLVAIPMGIIGWYIRKAISDTPNFEKLKEEGGLSENPLKEAFASAEHRRAMLLALFIPLMNGSGYYVLFSYMPTFLKGKQLNFTIGEALLVTACSLVVICIAIPFMGALSDRVGRKKVIAGSAIAMAVLGIPSYALIATGQMALAILGACIMAVVFAGHTAVIHILIVELFPTRVRYSAYGLGYNISSALFGGTAPLLMTWLISSTGNIYMPAFYAVITALGTLAAVSTVKDRAHLPLRDA from the coding sequence ATGTCAACATCAATGCGCGAGACCGCCCCGCAGCAGGACCGGCTCAGTGCCAGGCAAACCCGGAAAGTCATTACCGCCGGGTGCGTGGGGATTTTCGTCGAACTCTACGACAACGGCATCTTCGCTTTCATGGCCGGCACCCTTGCCCTCGTCTTCCTGGCACCCGGCAACCCGGACAACGCCCTGTTGTTCGTCTTTGCGGGATACGCCGTGTCATTCTTCGTGCGGCCGCTCGGCGCCGTGGTCTGCGGATACCTGGGCGACCGGATCGGGCGGCAGAAGCTCCTGGTCTTCGTCATCCTGTTGATCAGTGTGGCGACGGCGGGCATCGGCCTGCTGCCCGCCTACGCGGCCATCGGCGTCGCGGCCCCCGTGCTCCTGGTGTTGCTCCGCATGCTGCAGGGCTTCTCCGTTGGCGGCGAAGCCGCCGGCGCCATGACCTTCCTCGCCGAGCACGCACCCGAAGGCAAGCGCGGCGTCATCACGTCCTACGCCCAGATCGCCTCCTTCGCCGCCCTGCTCACCGGCACGCTCGTCGCGTTCTCCATGTCTCCCTGGCTCACCCAGGCAGCGATCGACGGCGGCGGCTTCGGCGCGTTCGCCTGGCGCATCCCGTTCCTGGTGGCCATACCCATGGGCATCATCGGCTGGTACATCCGCAAGGCGATCAGCGACACCCCCAACTTTGAAAAGCTCAAGGAAGAAGGCGGGCTGTCCGAGAACCCGCTGAAGGAAGCGTTTGCGTCGGCCGAACACCGCCGGGCAATGCTGCTGGCCCTCTTCATCCCGCTCATGAACGGCTCCGGCTACTACGTCCTGTTCTCGTACATGCCCACTTTCCTCAAGGGCAAGCAGCTCAACTTCACCATCGGCGAAGCCCTTCTGGTCACTGCCTGCAGCCTGGTGGTCATCTGCATCGCCATCCCCTTCATGGGCGCCCTCTCGGACCGCGTCGGCCGCAAGAAAGTCATCGCCGGCTCCGCAATCGCCATGGCCGTCCTCGGCATTCCCTCCTACGCCCTCATCGCCACCGGCCAGATGGCACTGGCCATCCTCGGCGCCTGCATCATGGCCGTCGTCTTCGCCGGCCACACCGCAGTGATCCACATCCTGATCGTGGAACTCTTCCCCACCCGGGTCCGCTACTCGGCCTACGGACTGGGCTACAACATCTCGTCTGCACTCTTCGGCGGTACGGCACCGCTGCTGATGACCTGGCTGATCTCATCCACCGGCAACATCTACATGCCAGCGTTCTACGCAGTCATCACCGCGCTGGGCACCCTTGCCGCCGTCAGCACGGTCAAGGACCGGGCGCACCTGCCGCTCCGCGACGCCTAA
- a CDS encoding SDR family oxidoreductase: protein MPFSDYSTALVTGASTGMGAAIAGRLAKRGLTVHALARNEERLNELADKTGAVPHVVDLTDTAALAAVVGDLEVDVLVNCAGVSRPGNILDSSEGDIDELIDVNLRGLLQLTRLVLPGMVERDRGHVINISSIAGLYNFYGHTVYHATKAAVHQVSRQLRNDTVGKRIRVTEICPGRVETEIFGRNMGGTPEAMEEAWKTYYEGYESLTTDDIVNAMDYAIETPRHVNVGMLELMPTFQVPGGLTFDRR from the coding sequence ATGCCTTTTTCAGACTATTCGACTGCCCTCGTCACGGGCGCGTCCACCGGAATGGGTGCCGCCATCGCCGGCCGCCTCGCCAAGCGCGGACTCACCGTCCACGCCCTGGCCCGGAACGAGGAGCGGCTCAACGAACTGGCCGACAAAACCGGCGCGGTCCCGCACGTCGTCGACCTGACCGACACCGCGGCGCTGGCCGCCGTCGTCGGTGATCTTGAAGTGGATGTCCTGGTGAACTGCGCCGGAGTATCCCGGCCGGGGAACATCCTGGACTCCAGCGAAGGCGACATCGACGAACTCATTGACGTCAACCTGCGCGGCCTGCTCCAGCTGACCAGGCTGGTGCTGCCAGGCATGGTGGAACGGGACCGCGGGCACGTCATCAACATCAGCTCCATCGCGGGCCTGTACAACTTCTACGGCCACACCGTCTACCACGCGACCAAGGCGGCGGTCCACCAGGTATCCCGGCAGCTTCGCAACGACACCGTGGGCAAGCGCATCCGAGTCACCGAGATCTGCCCCGGACGCGTCGAAACGGAGATCTTCGGCCGCAACATGGGCGGTACCCCGGAAGCCATGGAAGAGGCGTGGAAGACGTACTACGAAGGCTACGAGTCGCTGACCACGGACGACATCGTCAACGCGATGGACTACGCGATCGAAACGCCCCGGCACGTCAACGTGGGCATGCTCGAACTCATGCCCACGTTCCAGGTCCCCGGCGGCCTTACCTTCGACCGGCGCTAA
- a CDS encoding 2-hydroxyacid dehydrogenase, with product MQTVRTVSFPDPQLLADLSPLPEGLRGVVWDLKTDPDGGTPGEIDGVILPYIDASAVLGSLGKVEDLKFVQTQSTGYDGVIEAAGPAAGVANASGVHAAATAELAVGLILAKLRGIDQAVRDQQYGLWRPERRQSLADRRVLLVGVGGIGHEIVRRLEPFEVTVTRVGSAARTDEYGEVHASAELPALAATHDILVTVLPLNQQTHQLIGEEVLAALPDGALVVNVGRGSVVDTAALTKEVLSGRLQCALDVVDPEPLPQDHPLWSTPNALITPHIGGNASAFQPRILKLLRQQLEALAAGQAPANLVQAGPFA from the coding sequence ATGCAAACAGTCCGCACCGTCAGCTTCCCCGACCCGCAACTGCTGGCCGATCTCTCGCCCCTCCCCGAAGGGCTGAGGGGAGTGGTGTGGGACCTGAAGACGGATCCCGACGGCGGGACGCCGGGTGAGATCGACGGCGTCATCCTCCCGTACATCGACGCCTCCGCCGTGCTGGGTTCCCTTGGCAAGGTCGAGGACCTGAAGTTCGTGCAGACGCAGTCCACCGGCTACGACGGCGTCATCGAGGCTGCCGGGCCGGCGGCCGGCGTGGCCAACGCCTCCGGTGTCCACGCCGCCGCCACCGCCGAACTGGCCGTAGGGCTGATCCTGGCGAAGCTGCGCGGCATCGACCAGGCCGTCCGTGACCAGCAGTACGGCCTGTGGCGGCCGGAGCGGCGCCAGTCACTGGCCGACCGGCGCGTGCTGCTGGTGGGAGTCGGCGGGATCGGGCACGAAATCGTCCGCCGCCTGGAACCCTTCGAAGTCACTGTCACCCGGGTGGGGAGTGCAGCCCGCACCGACGAATACGGCGAAGTGCACGCGTCCGCGGAACTCCCCGCGCTCGCCGCCACACACGACATCCTGGTCACGGTACTGCCACTGAACCAGCAGACCCACCAGCTGATCGGCGAAGAGGTCCTCGCCGCCCTCCCGGACGGTGCCCTGGTGGTGAACGTGGGCCGCGGCTCCGTGGTGGACACGGCTGCCCTGACCAAGGAAGTCCTGTCCGGCCGCCTGCAGTGCGCGCTCGACGTCGTTGATCCCGAGCCGCTGCCCCAGGACCACCCGCTGTGGTCCACTCCGAACGCCCTGATCACCCCTCACATCGGCGGCAATGCATCGGCGTTCCAGCCGAGGATCCTGAAGCTCCTGCGGCAGCAGCTTGAAGCCCTCGCAGCGGGACAGGCTCCCGCCAACCTGGTGCAGGCCGGTCCTTTCGCATGA
- a CDS encoding SDR family oxidoreductase, with protein sequence MSALFDLTGRVALVTGSSRGIGNALARALADAGATVVLNGINPERLKDAAAAMAADYPPGRVHSCAFDVTSDAEAARGIAWVEENVGPLEILVNNAGIQHRVPMLELDVKDWERVISTDLTSAFLVGREAARHMIPRGRGKIINICSVQTDLARPTIAPYIAAKGGLRNLTRAMTAEWAASGLQINGIAPGYIHTEMTQNLVDDEQFNAWILGRTPAHRWGTVQDLAGPAVWLASDGSNFVNGQTIFIDGGMTVVV encoded by the coding sequence ATGAGTGCACTTTTTGACCTGACGGGGCGCGTTGCCCTGGTGACCGGTTCGAGCAGGGGGATCGGCAATGCCCTGGCAAGGGCCCTGGCCGATGCCGGCGCCACGGTGGTGCTGAACGGCATCAACCCGGAACGGCTCAAGGACGCCGCGGCCGCGATGGCCGCCGACTATCCGCCGGGCCGGGTACACAGCTGCGCCTTCGACGTCACCAGCGACGCCGAGGCCGCGCGCGGCATTGCGTGGGTGGAAGAGAACGTGGGGCCGCTGGAGATCCTGGTGAACAACGCCGGAATCCAGCACCGCGTGCCCATGCTGGAGCTGGACGTGAAGGACTGGGAACGCGTCATCTCCACGGACCTGACCAGCGCCTTCCTGGTGGGGCGGGAAGCGGCCCGGCACATGATCCCGCGCGGCCGGGGCAAGATCATCAACATCTGCTCGGTGCAGACCGACCTGGCACGGCCCACCATCGCCCCGTACATCGCGGCCAAAGGCGGACTGCGGAACCTCACCCGGGCCATGACCGCGGAATGGGCGGCCTCCGGGCTGCAGATCAACGGCATCGCACCGGGCTACATCCACACCGAGATGACCCAGAACCTGGTGGACGATGAGCAGTTCAACGCCTGGATCCTGGGACGCACCCCCGCCCACCGCTGGGGGACCGTGCAGGACCTCGCCGGCCCGGCCGTCTGGCTGGCCTCCGACGGCTCCAACTTCGTCAACGGCCAGACCATCTTCATCGACGGCGGAATGACGGTGGTGGTCTGA
- a CDS encoding L-idonate 5-dehydrogenase → MSNSEDLPAAALPVAGPAVVAHAAGDLRIDDVTLAAPAPDEAVVEVFYGGICGSDLHYWLHGAAGESILKAPLVLGHEISGTVVRAAADGTGPAAGTAVAVHPATPAPGAARYPADRPNLSPGCTYLGSAARYPHTDGAFSRYVNLPARMLRALPEGIDLRTAALIEPASVAWHAVSRAGDVAGKTALVIGSGPIGALAVAVLKWAGAGRIVAVDMHAKPLEIAAAVGADTVLAADDAEAIAAVEADVVIESSGNHHGLASAIQGATRGGTVVMVGLLPTGPQPVLISLAITRELELKGSFRFNDEIDDVIAALADGSLQIDPVITHEYPVEAALEAFGVARNSAESGKVLLSFGAAA, encoded by the coding sequence ATGTCCAACAGCGAAGACCTGCCTGCCGCAGCCCTTCCCGTCGCTGGTCCTGCCGTAGTGGCCCACGCGGCCGGCGACCTCCGGATCGACGACGTAACTCTCGCCGCACCGGCCCCGGACGAGGCCGTCGTCGAGGTCTTCTACGGCGGCATCTGCGGCTCCGACCTGCACTACTGGCTGCACGGAGCGGCCGGTGAATCCATCCTGAAGGCGCCCCTGGTGCTGGGCCACGAGATTTCCGGGACTGTGGTCCGCGCCGCGGCGGACGGCACCGGTCCGGCCGCGGGGACCGCCGTCGCCGTTCACCCGGCAACTCCGGCACCCGGCGCAGCCCGGTATCCGGCGGACCGGCCCAACCTCTCGCCCGGGTGCACCTACCTGGGCAGCGCCGCCCGCTACCCCCACACCGACGGCGCGTTCAGCCGGTACGTGAACCTTCCGGCGCGGATGCTGCGCGCGCTGCCGGAGGGCATTGACCTGCGCACGGCCGCGCTGATCGAGCCAGCCTCCGTTGCATGGCACGCGGTGTCCCGGGCCGGCGACGTCGCGGGAAAGACCGCCCTCGTGATCGGCAGCGGCCCCATCGGCGCGCTGGCTGTCGCGGTCCTGAAGTGGGCCGGCGCAGGCCGGATCGTCGCCGTCGACATGCACGCCAAGCCTCTGGAAATCGCTGCGGCCGTGGGCGCGGACACGGTCCTCGCCGCCGACGACGCGGAAGCAATCGCCGCCGTCGAGGCCGACGTCGTGATTGAATCCTCCGGCAACCACCACGGACTGGCTTCCGCCATCCAGGGCGCGACCCGCGGCGGCACGGTGGTGATGGTGGGCCTGTTGCCCACCGGCCCCCAGCCGGTCCTGATCTCCCTGGCCATCACGCGGGAACTGGAGCTCAAGGGTTCGTTCCGCTTCAACGACGAGATCGACGACGTCATCGCGGCCCTCGCCGACGGCTCCCTGCAGATCGATCCGGTGATTACGCATGAGTACCCGGTGGAGGCAGCCCTCGAGGCGTTCGGCGTCGCCCGGAACTCCGCCGAATCCGGCAAGGTGCTCCTGAGCTTCGGGGCCGCAGCATGA
- a CDS encoding gluconokinase, protein MTANIPPVVVMGVSGCGKSTVGALLGERLGVPFFDGDDFHPPANKAKMASGIPLDDDDRAPWLAEIGAALATPAAGTGSRIIACSALKRRYRDLLRSFAPDLVFVHLSGDAATISGRLSSREHEYMPGSLLASQLATLEPLGSDELHVSVDFLDDPASLVDVIVRQLGVLGGPNAAVLAEI, encoded by the coding sequence ATGACCGCCAATATCCCGCCCGTGGTTGTCATGGGCGTCTCCGGCTGCGGAAAGTCCACCGTCGGTGCGCTGCTCGGGGAACGGCTGGGTGTCCCGTTCTTTGACGGAGACGACTTTCATCCGCCCGCCAACAAGGCAAAGATGGCCAGTGGCATTCCGCTGGACGATGACGACCGGGCGCCGTGGCTGGCCGAAATAGGTGCTGCGCTGGCAACGCCGGCCGCCGGAACCGGCTCCCGCATCATCGCCTGTTCGGCCCTGAAGCGCCGTTACCGCGACCTGCTGCGGAGCTTCGCGCCGGACCTGGTGTTCGTTCATCTGTCCGGTGACGCTGCCACTATCTCCGGCCGGTTGAGCAGCAGGGAACATGAATACATGCCCGGCAGCCTGCTGGCGTCCCAGCTGGCGACGCTTGAGCCGCTGGGGTCCGATGAGCTGCACGTGTCAGTGGACTTCCTTGATGATCCGGCCTCGCTCGTGGACGTCATCGTGCGGCAGCTGGGAGTGCTCGGCGGGCCGAATGCTGCGGTTTTGGCCGAGATTTAG
- a CDS encoding RNA-binding S4 domain-containing protein, with product MSSLPSAPATVRIDAWLWAIRAYKTRSAATAACRAGHVRLNGNPAKASQSLVPGDTVRVRQPGYERILEVRRLIAKRVGAEAAAHCFTDHTPPRPVAPALGLPQRDRGTGRPTKKDRREMERLRGPA from the coding sequence ATGAGCAGCCTTCCGTCAGCCCCAGCCACAGTCCGTATTGATGCCTGGCTGTGGGCCATCCGTGCCTACAAGACCCGCTCTGCGGCCACTGCCGCCTGCCGGGCCGGGCACGTCCGGCTCAACGGAAACCCGGCCAAGGCCTCGCAATCGCTGGTTCCGGGCGACACCGTCCGGGTCCGCCAGCCGGGTTACGAACGGATCCTTGAGGTCCGGCGGCTGATCGCCAAGCGCGTCGGCGCCGAGGCGGCCGCACACTGCTTCACCGACCACACCCCGCCCAGGCCGGTGGCGCCCGCACTCGGTCTTCCGCAACGCGACCGCGGAACCGGGCGGCCCACCAAGAAGGACCGCCGCGAAATGGAACGCCTGCGCGGCCCGGCCTAA
- a CDS encoding DUF4193 domain-containing protein, producing MATDYDAPRVSTEDEANEAADVLKPERSATQTSQIDVDESDLADSFELPGADLSHEELLVQIIPVQKDEFTCMSCFLVHHRSQLAREKDGMKYCKDCEG from the coding sequence ATGGCAACCGACTATGACGCGCCCAGGGTGTCCACCGAGGACGAGGCAAACGAAGCGGCCGACGTTCTCAAACCAGAGCGCTCTGCCACGCAAACGTCCCAGATCGACGTGGACGAGTCCGACCTGGCCGACTCCTTCGAGCTCCCGGGAGCTGACCTTTCCCATGAGGAACTCCTGGTGCAGATCATCCCTGTCCAGAAGGACGAGTTCACCTGCATGTCGTGCTTCCTGGTCCACCACCGCAGCCAGCTGGCCCGCGAAAAGGACGGCATGAAGTACTGCAAGGATTGCGAAGGCTAG
- a CDS encoding AraC family transcriptional regulator, which translates to MSAADPTDGATARLAERLLGMRANREVIPPDPNHSVRWHQHDYPSPVARWNYHPEYEIHLIRKGTGKFIVGDHIGTFEAGHVALVGSGLPHDWVSDLEPGEVLANRDAVIQFDGRWVEQTAALVPEMAEVKPLLEQSARGIEFLGRSAGKAAASIEAMGTSTGLERLHHLFELFAVLAHAPAEERRYLADEWFRPQLDGQAAAVVDIILEYVFTNHAGNVKMSEAAALVGMPEPTFSKYFKRATGQNFSDLVRKLRLAHARRLLERSDKAISEICYEVGFSNLSNFNRHFLNDAGETPRHYRQRVQS; encoded by the coding sequence ATGAGTGCCGCCGACCCCACTGACGGAGCCACCGCAAGGCTGGCCGAAAGGCTGCTGGGGATGCGGGCCAACAGGGAAGTCATCCCGCCCGATCCCAACCACTCGGTCCGGTGGCACCAGCACGACTACCCCAGCCCCGTGGCCCGGTGGAACTACCATCCCGAGTACGAGATCCACCTGATCCGGAAGGGCACCGGAAAGTTCATTGTCGGAGACCACATCGGCACCTTCGAGGCCGGCCATGTGGCCCTGGTCGGTTCCGGCCTGCCGCACGACTGGGTCAGCGACCTTGAGCCCGGCGAAGTGCTGGCGAACCGGGACGCCGTCATCCAGTTCGACGGAAGATGGGTCGAACAGACCGCCGCATTGGTCCCCGAGATGGCGGAGGTCAAGCCCCTGCTGGAGCAGTCCGCACGCGGGATCGAGTTCCTGGGCCGGTCAGCCGGGAAGGCGGCCGCATCCATCGAGGCGATGGGCACCTCCACCGGACTGGAACGGCTTCACCACCTCTTTGAACTGTTTGCTGTCCTTGCCCATGCGCCCGCGGAAGAGCGGCGGTATCTTGCCGATGAGTGGTTCCGGCCGCAGCTGGACGGCCAGGCCGCGGCCGTGGTGGACATCATCCTGGAGTACGTGTTTACCAACCACGCCGGAAACGTCAAGATGTCCGAGGCCGCAGCCCTGGTGGGAATGCCTGAGCCCACCTTCTCGAAATACTTCAAGCGCGCCACCGGGCAGAACTTCAGCGACCTGGTCCGCAAGCTCCGGCTGGCGCACGCACGGCGCCTGCTAGAGCGCAGCGACAAAGCCATTTCCGAGATCTGCTACGAAGTCGGCTTCTCCAACCTGTCCAACTTCAACCGGCATTTCCTCAACGATGCCGGGGAAACCCCGCGGCACTACCGGCAGCGGGTACAAAGCTGA
- a CDS encoding sugar ABC transporter substrate-binding protein: MRPKTRVAALAAGALCVALSATACAGAGGGNSAGDPNSINVLMVNNPQMEDLQRLTAENFTKETGVKVNYTILPENDVRAKISQEFSSQAGQYDVASLSNYEIPFYSANGWLAPLDNVANDAGFDQDDILPAYTASLTGTDGKLYGEPFYGESSFLMYRKDILDAKGLTMPEKPTWDEVADIAAKVDGAAPGMKGICLRGQPGWGQVFAPLTTVVNTFGGTWFDKDWNAQVNSPEFTEAVEFYTKLVREHGELGAAQAGFTECLNNMSQSKVAMWYDATSAAGALEADASPVKGKIGYAQAPIKETKSSGWLWTWSWAMQAASKKQDAATKFIAWASSKEYEELVAAKLGWAKVPSGKRISTYENAEFQKAAPFFKAERFAIENADPKNPGAQERPAVGIQFVGIPEFAALGTNVSQGVSSAIAGQGSVADALAKGQEAAQKVGNKYK; this comes from the coding sequence ATGCGCCCAAAAACTCGCGTTGCCGCTTTGGCAGCTGGCGCCCTGTGCGTCGCCCTGAGCGCCACGGCCTGTGCCGGTGCTGGCGGAGGCAATTCCGCTGGTGACCCGAACAGCATCAACGTCCTGATGGTGAACAACCCCCAGATGGAGGACCTGCAGCGGCTCACCGCGGAAAATTTCACCAAGGAGACCGGCGTCAAGGTCAACTACACGATCCTGCCTGAGAACGACGTCCGCGCCAAGATCAGCCAGGAGTTCTCCAGCCAGGCCGGCCAGTACGATGTTGCCTCCCTCTCCAACTACGAGATTCCGTTCTATTCCGCCAACGGCTGGCTCGCACCGCTGGACAACGTGGCCAATGACGCCGGGTTCGACCAGGACGACATCCTGCCGGCCTACACGGCGTCCCTCACCGGCACGGACGGCAAGCTCTACGGCGAACCGTTCTACGGCGAGTCGTCCTTCCTGATGTACCGGAAGGACATCCTGGACGCCAAGGGCCTGACCATGCCGGAGAAGCCCACCTGGGACGAGGTGGCTGACATCGCGGCGAAGGTGGACGGCGCGGCCCCGGGAATGAAGGGTATCTGTCTGCGCGGCCAGCCCGGCTGGGGCCAGGTCTTCGCGCCGCTGACCACGGTGGTGAACACCTTCGGCGGCACCTGGTTCGACAAGGACTGGAACGCCCAGGTCAACTCCCCGGAATTCACCGAGGCAGTCGAGTTCTACACCAAACTGGTCCGCGAGCACGGTGAATTGGGCGCCGCCCAGGCCGGCTTCACCGAATGCCTGAACAACATGAGCCAGAGCAAGGTGGCCATGTGGTACGACGCCACATCGGCCGCCGGAGCCCTGGAAGCCGACGCGTCACCAGTGAAGGGAAAGATCGGCTACGCCCAGGCCCCGATCAAGGAAACCAAGTCCTCCGGCTGGCTGTGGACCTGGTCCTGGGCCATGCAGGCCGCCTCCAAGAAGCAGGATGCTGCCACGAAGTTCATCGCCTGGGCCAGCTCCAAGGAATACGAGGAACTCGTGGCGGCCAAGCTCGGCTGGGCGAAGGTTCCCTCCGGCAAGCGCATCTCCACCTACGAGAATGCCGAATTCCAGAAGGCTGCGCCATTCTTCAAGGCCGAACGCTTCGCCATCGAGAACGCCGACCCGAAGAACCCCGGCGCGCAGGAACGCCCGGCCGTCGGCATCCAGTTCGTGGGCATTCCCGAGTTCGCTGCGCTGGGCACCAACGTCTCCCAAGGCGTCAGCTCCGCTATTGCCGGCCAGGGTTCTGTGGCTGACGCGCTGGCCAAGGGCCAGGAAGCTGCACAAAAAGTCGGCAATAAGTACAAGTAG
- a CDS encoding carbohydrate ABC transporter permease produces the protein MTTATARISRSGHTAAKPSRNAKSRERALAWARRAPLLPALVFLIIVTQLPFVVTLIISFLNWNSLSPDKTAFAGLENYVTVLTDPDLRQAIFTTIFLTVAVVLASLLIGLGLALLLDKKFIGRGLARTLLIAPFLVVPVAAALIWKHALLNPTYGLINGILTWIWSLFGSVTPPQLDLLSQAPLMAVIVSLVWQWTPFMMLILLAGLQSRPMDTVEAAQMDGATSWAIFRHLTLPHLRQYLELGGLLGAIYIVQNFDAVFTLTAGGLGTANLPYAIYQTFYFANEYGLASAAGVVVVIGTIIVATFALRTVFSLFKKEAAR, from the coding sequence ATGACTACCGCAACGGCGCGTATCTCCCGATCGGGACACACCGCAGCCAAACCATCCAGGAACGCCAAGTCGCGTGAACGCGCCCTGGCCTGGGCACGGCGCGCGCCGCTGCTCCCGGCCCTGGTCTTCCTCATCATCGTCACCCAGCTCCCGTTCGTGGTGACACTGATCATCTCGTTCCTGAACTGGAACAGCCTAAGCCCGGACAAGACGGCATTCGCCGGCCTGGAAAACTACGTCACGGTCCTCACCGACCCGGACCTGCGCCAGGCGATCTTCACCACCATCTTCCTTACCGTCGCCGTCGTCCTGGCGAGCCTCCTCATCGGCCTGGGCCTGGCGCTGCTGCTGGACAAGAAGTTCATCGGCCGCGGACTGGCACGCACCCTGCTGATCGCGCCGTTCCTGGTGGTCCCCGTGGCCGCCGCGCTCATCTGGAAGCATGCCCTCCTCAACCCCACGTACGGGCTGATCAACGGCATCCTGACTTGGATCTGGTCCCTCTTCGGCAGCGTCACGCCGCCCCAGCTGGACCTGCTCTCCCAGGCACCCCTGATGGCGGTCATCGTGTCCCTGGTCTGGCAATGGACCCCGTTTATGATGCTCATCCTGCTGGCCGGCCTGCAGTCACGGCCCATGGACACCGTGGAAGCGGCCCAGATGGACGGCGCCACGTCGTGGGCCATCTTCCGGCACCTCACGCTGCCGCACCTGCGCCAATACCTGGAGCTGGGCGGCCTGCTCGGCGCGATCTACATCGTGCAGAACTTCGACGCCGTCTTCACCCTCACCGCAGGCGGACTGGGCACGGCCAACCTGCCCTACGCGATCTACCAGACGTTCTACTTCGCCAACGAATACGGCCTGGCGTCCGCCGCCGGCGTCGTGGTGGTCATCGGCACCATCATCGTGGCGACCTTCGCGCTCCGCACCGTATTCTCGCTCTTCAAGAAGGAGGCAGCACGATGA
- a CDS encoding carbohydrate ABC transporter permease — protein MSTLTPAASRKAAPVRPTSNNASGRRGKSRMDPTRNNTAAGLAAWLLALLFAAPVVWMILTSFHSETDAATNPPSVAANLTLDAYREFFGETSGVSPWPSLINSATASILSTVLVLVLAIPAAYALSIRPVKKWTDVMFFFLSTKMMPVVAAILPLYLFARTVGALDNIWFLILMYTSMNLPIAVWMMRSFLAEVPVEMLEAAQIDGANLLLTLRKIIAPVAMPGIAAIALICFIFSWNELLLARVLTGVVAGTAPVFLTGFVSGQGLFLAKVCAAAVVISLPVLFAGFAAQDKLVQGLSLGAVK, from the coding sequence ATGAGCACCCTCACTCCGGCCGCATCACGCAAGGCAGCACCCGTCCGCCCCACGTCAAACAACGCTTCAGGCCGGCGCGGCAAGTCACGCATGGACCCCACCCGCAACAACACCGCCGCCGGCCTCGCTGCCTGGCTGCTCGCCCTGCTCTTCGCCGCCCCGGTCGTGTGGATGATCCTGACCTCCTTCCACTCCGAAACCGATGCAGCGACGAATCCGCCCTCCGTCGCCGCGAACCTCACCCTGGACGCGTACCGGGAGTTCTTCGGGGAAACGTCCGGCGTCAGCCCGTGGCCTTCGCTGATCAACTCCGCCACCGCCTCGATCCTGTCCACGGTCCTCGTCCTGGTCCTGGCCATCCCCGCGGCCTATGCGCTCTCCATCCGGCCGGTCAAGAAGTGGACCGACGTGATGTTCTTCTTCCTCTCCACCAAGATGATGCCCGTGGTGGCCGCGATCCTGCCGCTCTACCTCTTCGCCCGGACCGTCGGAGCCCTGGACAACATCTGGTTCCTGATCCTGATGTACACCTCCATGAACCTCCCCATCGCGGTCTGGATGATGCGCTCATTCCTTGCGGAAGTACCGGTCGAGATGCTTGAAGCTGCCCAGATCGACGGCGCCAACCTCCTCCTGACCCTCCGCAAGATCATCGCCCCCGTCGCGATGCCCGGCATCGCCGCCATCGCCCTGATCTGCTTCATCTTCAGCTGGAACGAACTGCTCCTGGCCCGGGTCCTGACCGGCGTGGTGGCCGGCACCGCCCCGGTCTTCCTGACCGGTTTCGTCTCCGGCCAGGGCCTCTTCCTCGCCAAGGTCTGCGCCGCCGCCGTCGTGATCTCCCTGCCGGTGCTGTTCGCCGGCTTTGCCGCCCAGGACAAACTCGTCCAGGGCCTCTCCCTCGGCGCCGTGAAATAG